From Pseudomonas arsenicoxydans:
ATGGATAAAGATTATGAGAGCCGCTGCGCAAAATCCGAGCAGAAGTATGGACGAATCCATGTAGACAGACTTTAGCCAAGATTGAGAAAAACAGCGACGAGTGCCGGAAACTTTTTCTCGGCGGCTCGCTCAGGCTCGGGCTTCCTAGCTGGATATTTTTTAAACAATGCAGTTAAAAGTTGCTCGAAAAAGAATCAACGCCTACAATTTTTTTTGCTTCTTGCTACACGTCAGTTTACTTACTAGAAGTAATGGGTAGTATGTACGCCGGCCATTTCCTCACTCTGAGGAGACAGCTACTTAATTGAAAGTCCTTGAAGGGGAACACGATGAACAACGTTCTGAAATTCTCTGCTCTGGCTCTGGCCGCAGTTCTGGCTACCGGTTGCAGCAGCGTATCGAAAGAAACCGAAGCACGTCTGACCGCTACTGAAGACGCAGCAGCTCGCTCCCAGGCTCGTGCAGACGAAGCCTACCGTAAAGCTGATGAAGCTCTGGCTGCTGCTCAAAAAGCACAACAGACTGCTGACGAAGCTAACGAGCGTGCTCTGCGCATGCTGGACAAAGCTAGCCGCAAGTAATAGTCCTTCGGGATTGTTATCAAGCCGACCCATTTTTGGGTCGGCTTTTTTATTGCCTGTCGTTTTGCACCGGCCATAAAAAACCCGCCGACGCAGCCTGCATCGGCGGGTTCTGTGCAAGCCTTACTGCAGCGGGTCGAGCGGCGCGCTCGTCACCAGTGGCGCGGAAGTGTTCGGCACGGCGATTTCCACCGGCAGGCCATCTTCAGCGGCCACCACATCACGCACCACATCCCAGTTCATGCGCAAGTTGTTGGTGATGTCTTCGCGCTTGAGCATCGCGTTGATCACGGCGGTGTGCTTGTCGACCACCGACGGGTTGCCCGAGTCGTCCAGCGGCGTGTGTGCTTCCAGGTAAACCTTCCCACCGCTGACGCCGAACTTGTACGGGTCATTGATGATCCGCACCGACGTGCCGACCGGCACCATGCTCGCCATCTCAAGCACGTTGTTGTTGAACATACGGAAGCAGCCATGGCTGGTACGCATGCCGATGCCGAACTTTTTGTTCGAGCCGTGGATCAGGTAGCCCGGAGTGCCCAGGCTGAACTTGAACGGCCCCAGCGGGTTGTCCGGGCCGGCCGGCACCACATTCGGCAATGGGTCACCGTCGGCGGCGTGCTCGGCCTTGATCGACGCTGGAGGGGTCCAGGTCGGGTTCGGCGTTTTCGCGGTGATGGTGGTGTGGGCGATCGGCGAGCCCCAGCCTTCACGACCGATACCCAGCGGGAAGGTGTACACCACGTTCCGGCCTTTCGGGTAGTAGTAGAGGCGGTATTCAGCCAGGTTGATCACGATGCCTTCACGCGGGCCCGGCGGCAGGATGAAGCGCGTTGGCAGGATGACTTCAGTGCCGGCGCCCGGCAACCACGGATCGACGCCCGGGTTGGCCGCGACCATTTCCAGATAGCCCAGATCGTAGGTTGTGCCAAGGTCGGCGAAGGTATCTTCGTACTTGGCCTTGATGACCTGCACCTGACCGATGATGTCTTCACCAGGTGGTGGCAGGGGCAGCTCCAATGCGGCTACGGGACCCGCCACACAAAGGGCGGCAAGAGACAGGCAGCGGGTGACGGCAGGAAAACGCGGCAACATCCGGAAAGTCCTTCGCATGATCGACAAGGGTATAAAAACGGGATTGTACACTGGCATCTGGAACTTCGGGGAGTTGGCCGATAGCACGCTATCTTTAATGCTTTACAGCTCGAACCGCAGCTCTGGCCAGATCGGCGAGGTGCCGCGTTTTTGCGATTCCAGGATCGCCCGGCACAGCGAGCACAGGCGCTGGTCCTGAAACACGCGGCGGTCGACACTCGACCAACGCGGTTGCGCAGGCAGCAGGCTGCCGCACAAGGTTCGATCAGCCGAGCCGCCCAGCTCCAGCTGACGGGTCACCAGATGTACCCGCACTTCCTGGCAGGCGAACAGATCCAGCTGTTCGTCAGGCTCGATCAGTTGGTAGGCAAAAAGGGACCAGGCGGGACGCGGCATCGGGGGCTCCAAATCGGGGGCGCCACCTTAGCCGAAACACCGCCGCTAGAAAAGCGTCAAAGCAGCGGTTTCAGTGTCGGCCAGACATTTTCCAGCAACTTGTCCTGAGCCCCGGCAGCCGGGTGCAATCCGTCGGCCTGCATCAGGTCTGGATGGCCGCCCACACCGTCGAGGAAAAAGGGCACCAGCGGGATCTTTTTTTCCTCGGCCAGTTTGCCGTAGACCTCGGCAAACGCGTCGGTATAACGCTTGCCATAGTTGGGAGGCAACTGCATGCCCAGCAGCAACACCTTCGCACCGCTCGCCCTGGAGCTGTCGATCATCGATGCAAGGTTTTGTTGCAAATTAGCCGGGGGCATCCCACGCAGCCCGTCGTTGCCGCCCAACTCAAGGATTACCAACGCCGGTTTATGCTCTGCAAGCAGCGCAGGCAGGCGCGCCTGGCCTCCAGCACTGGTGTCGCCGCTGATGGAGGCATTGACTACCTTATCGTCGAAACCTTCGCGCTTGAGCCGTTGCTCGAGCAACGAGACCCACCCCAAGCGGGTATCCAGTCCGAAACCGGCGCTGATACTATCGCCAACGATCAGGACAGTACCCGCCGCTGCGTTCTGGGCCATGCACATCAAGGCCAGGCCAGCACTCAAAAACCACACACGCATCGGATTCTCCATGGGCGCAAGCATTCTCACCGCGAAGAACCTCAGCAAAGTGGTTCCTAGCGCGGAAGGTGAACTGACTATCCTGCACGAACTCAGTCTGGAACTGAACAAGGGCGACAGCCTGGCCATCGTTGGCGCCTCCGGTTCCGGCAAATCTACCCTGCTCGGCCTGCTCGCCGGCCTCGACCTGCCGAGCAGTGGCGAAGTCACCCTCGCCGGGCAAGGCCTGAGCACACTCGATGAGGACCAGCGCGCGCGCATCCGCGCCGAGCACGTTGGTTTTGTGTTCCAGTCGTTTCAGCTGCTGGACAGCCTCAACGCTTTGGAAAACGTCATGCTGCCGCTCGAACTCGACGGCCGCAAAGATGCCCGTGAACGCGCCACCGAACTGTTGCAGCGAGTCGGCCTGGGGCAGCGCCTGACCCATTCACCGCGCCAGCTCTCAGGGGGCGAACAGCAACGTGTGGCGATTGCCCGTGCATTTGCCGCCGAACCCGATGTGCTGTTCGCCGATGAGCCCACCGGCAACCTCGACAGCCACACCGGCGAGCGCATCAGCGATTTGTTATTCGAACTCAACCAAGAGCGCGGCACGACCCTGGTGCTGGTGACCCACGACGAACGCCTGGCACATCGCTGCCGGCGTCTGATTCGCCTTGAAGCCGGCCTGCTGGTCGCCCCTCTGGAGCCTTGATGGCACGCCTGCCGCTACTGCGCCTGTTCAGCCTTGCCATCCGCCAACTCCTGCGCGACACCCGTGCCGGAGAGTTGCGCGTATTGTTCTTCGCCTTGGTGGTCGCCGTGGCGGCGAGCACCGCCATCGGTTACTTTGGCGCCCGCCTGAATGGCGCCATGATGTTGCGCGCCACCGAATTCCTGGGCGCGGACTTGCTGCTTGAGGGCAGTTCTCCTGCTCGCCCCGAACAGATCAAAAGTGGCACGGAACTGGGGCTTGAGCACGCTCAAGTGGTGGAGTTCTCCAGCGTCATCGCCACTGACAACGGCATTCAGCTGTCCAGCATCAAAGCGGCCGACGACGTTTATCCGCTGCGCGGCGAACTGAAAAGTGCCCCGGCCCCCTTTGCCCCGGAACAACCCGGCGGCGGACCAAAACCCGGTGAAGCCTGGGTCGAAGGGCGTCTGCTGACGGCGCTGAATCTGAAGATCGGTGACAGCATCGATGTCGGCATGCGGACCCTGAAACTGACGCGCGTCCTCACTTACGAGCCCGACCGCGCCGGCAATTTCTACAGCCTGACGCCTCGGGTGCTGATCAACCTCAGCGACCTCGCCGCCACCGGCGTGGTGCAACCCGGAAGCCGGGTCAGTTACCGCGAACTCTGGCGCGGCACACCCGAGGCGCTGGAAACTTATCGTCAACTGATCAAACCCGGACTGGCCGCCAACCAGCGCATTCAGGACGCCCGCGATGGCAACCGGCAGATCGGCGGCGCCTTGGGCAAGGCCGAGCGTTATTTGAACATGGCCAGCCTGGTCGCGGTGCTGCTGTCCGGTGTGGCCGTGGCGCTGTCGGCGACGCGCTTTGCCACACGCCGATTCGATGCCAGCGCGTTGCTGCGTTGCCTGGGTTTGTCGCGTCGGGACACCATGGTGCTGTTCAGTTTGCAGCTGACGGTACTTGGCCTGCTCGCCAGCGCGAGCGGCGCCCTCCTCGGCTGGTTGGCTCAGCTCGGATTGTTTGCGTTGCTGCATGACCTGTTGCCGACCGATGTACCGCCGGGCGGGCTGTTTCCGGCCATTGCCGGGATTGGCACCGGGCTGGTCGCGTTAGCCGGTTTTGCCCTGCCACCACTGGCGGCACTTGGCCGGGTACCACCATTGCGCGTGTTGCGTCGAGACATGCTGCCGATTCCTTCAAGCACCTGGATGGTCTATGGCGCAGCGCTGGGTGCCCTCGGCCTGATCATGTGGCGCCTGAGCCTTGATCTGCTGCTGACCTTCGCCCTGCTCGGAGGTGGCGTGATTGCGGCGCTGCTGCTCGGTGGTCTGTTGTTGCTTGTGCTCGAAAGCCTGCGCCGGATGCTGGCGCGCGCTTCATTGCCTTGGCGCCTGGGGTTGGGCCAGCTGCTGCGTCATCCGCTGGCGGCCGCCGGACAAGCCCTGGCCTTCGGCTTGATCCTGTTGTCGATGACGTTGATTGCATTGTTGCGCGGTGAACTGCTGGACACCTGGCAGAATCAACTGCCGAAAAACGCGCCGAATTATTTCGCGCTGAATATTCTGCCTGCCGACAAACAAGCTTTCACCGATCGTCTGATCGAACTCTCAGCGCAATCAGCGCCAATGTACCCGGTGGTGCCTGGACGCCTGATCAGCATCAATGGCGAACCGGTGCAGCAAATCGTCAGCAAGGATTCGGCCGGTGACCGGGCGATCCAGCGCGACCTGAGCCTGACCTGGGCGGCAGACCTGCCGGCCGGCAACAAACTGACCGCAGGCAACTGGTGGAGCGAACAGCCTGCCGATGAGATTCCCGGTGTGTCGGTGGAAGGCAAAGTCGCCGAAAGCCTGAAACTCAAGCTCGGCGATCACCTGGTGTTCAGTGTCGGCGGGGTCAATCGTGAAGCGAAGGTCACCAGTCTGCGTGACATCAACTGGGACAACTTCCAGCCCAACTTCTTCATGATCTTCCAGCCCGGCACGCTGAAGGACTTGCCTGCGACTTACCTGACCAGTTTCTATCTGGCGGCGGATCACGATCAGCAGATTGTCGACCTGTCGCGCAGCTTCCCGGCGGTGACCATCCTGCAGGTCGAGGCCCTGCTGGAGCAACTGCGCAGCATCCTCGCCCAGGTCACCCTGGCGGTGGAGTATGTGCTGTTGTTTGTATTGGCGGCGGGGATGGCGGTGCTGTTCTCCGGCTTGCAGGCGACGCTCGATGAGCGCATTCGCCAAGGCGCACTGCTCAGAGCGCTGGGGGCCGAACGACAATTACTGGTCAAGGCGCGGCGAATCGAATTCGGCCTGTTGGGTGCAGTCAGCGGTTTGCTGGCGGCCCTGGGATCGGAACTGGTGAGCCTGGTGCTTTACCGTTACGCCTTCGACCTGCCGTGGCACCCTCATCCGTGGTTATTGGTGCTGCCGCTGATCGGCGCCTTGCTGATCGGCGGTGCCGGCGTATTCGGCACTCGACGCGCACTGAACGCCAGCCCCCTGACAGTCTTGCGCGAGGGTTGATAGACTCAAACACTCTCAATCAAAAGAATGTGCCATGAGCCGTTATCGCCCTCCCCGCACCGCCGGCACCGCACTGATCACCCCCGAAGGTGAAGCGCGGATGCGCGCCGAGTTTCATGAACTCTGGCATATACGGCGGCCTCAGGTCACGCAATCGGTCAGCGAGGCAGCTGCACAAGGCGATCGCTCCGAAAACGCTGAATACACCTATGGCAAAAAAATGCTGCGCGAGATCGACAGTCGCGTGCGCTTTCTCACCAAGCGGCTTGAAGCGTTGAAGGTGGTCAGCGAGAAGCCCAGCGATCCGAACAAGGTCTACTTCGGCGCCTGGGTCACCATCGAAGACGAAGACCGCAAAGAGTCGCGCTACCGTATCGTCGGCCCCGACGAGCTGGACTTGAAACTGGGCTTGATCAGCATCGACTCGCCACTGGCACGCGCGCTGATCGGCAAGGCATTGGACGCCGAAGTTCGGGTCCAGACACCGACCGGTGAGCAATGCGTGTATATCGTGGCGATCGAGTACCTGTGAGGCCCTGTGCCTGAAGCTTAGCGGCGAGTGATCAGACCTTGTCGGGCAACGCGAGTCAGTTGCTTGATCACCTCGACGGCATCCTCGGCGCTGGGCGATTGAATCACCGCCAGATCGAAACTGTCGCTGGCAAATCGAGCCAGTGATTCACCGTCTTCGACAAACTGGATCAGGAACGCGGCGGGTCCGCCGGTGCGACGAGGCCAGCCGTCGAGATAACGCAGCAGCGTCGGCTGATGTTTACCGCCAAGCAGGATTTTTGGATTGCGTTGGGTGAGGTGTGCCGTGATCGGCGCGGGGCGTACAACAGGGCTTAGTGCATTCATCGTGTCGTGTCTCTGCCTCAAAAGTCTGCATGGCAGGTGAGAGGCAACACCGAACCAGCGCTTTAGCGGTATTTCGAAGCCTGTTCCAAGCTTCTATCGGCAACTGAATGAGTCACCTGGCGCCCCGCAAGTAGCTGTTTAAATCGGCGCATGAGCAGCATCCTAGAGAAGCTGACCGGACAGTGTCAAGAATGACGCGCAACAAAAAAGGCCCGCGCAATGCGGGCCTTTTCGTTGAGGCAGAGCGGTCAGCCAGCGATGGCACGGTCGACCGACAGCTTGCCGGCGCCTTCGATCAGTACGGCGATGCTGCCGCCGAGCAGGGCCAGGGCGAATTCATAACCGTTGTTGGCCATGAACAGACCGTGGCTGATGTGCACGGTGAAAATGGCGACCAGCGAGAGGAAGGTCAGCCCCAGCGCTGCCGGACGCACCAGCAGACCGATGATCAGTGCCAGGCCGCCGAAGAACTCGGTACCACCCGACAGAATCGCCATCAGATGACCTGGTGCCAGGCCAAGACTTTCCATGTACTGCGCGGTACCGGCGATGCCGTAGCCACCGAACATGCCAAAGAGTTTTTGTGAACCGTGCGCGGCGAAAATTATGCCGACGAAGATGCGCAAAACGGTCAGGCCGTAGCTGGCGCGGGTAAACATCACCTTGTTGATCAGTGAGCTCATGCTGTGTCATCCCTTGGAGTGTGTGTGTGGTTGGCCGCCATATTAATCAATAAATATAATGTTAAAAGCGCAATAATTGCGACATAACAATCAATTTAGTCGATCATTTCCGTAAGGCAAGTTTCTGCCCCTGGGGCTCCAACGACTCTCGCTCACGATCGAACGCCAGGTAATACTTGTTCACGCTATTAACATAGCTGACGGGGCCCATTCCCACCTGCTCCATGGCAATTCGTTCGACCTGGAAGAACCACTGATTGGGATTCAAACCGCGGCGCCGGGCCTCGGCGCGCATGCCCTGGACCCGTTCGGGTCCTATGTTGTAGGCCGCCAGCACAAATGCCATGCGCTCGCGCTCATTGAGTTTGGGACTTGCGAAGAACTTGCGACGAATCATCGCCAGGTACTTGGCCCCGGCCTGCACATTGGCATCCAGGTCCTGAACGTTGTTGACGCCCACACGCTGGGCCGCGGTCGGAGTGATCTGCATCAGCCCGGTGGGGCCGCCGCCACCGCGGTTGCCGGGTTGTAGCGCTGACTCCTTGAAGGCCAGCGCCGCGAGGTTCAGCCAGTCCATGCCTTGAGCGTCAGCGTGCTTTTGCAGCACTGGACGCAGTTTTTCCAGGCGCTGGCGATCAGCCTTGGCCAATGGATAGTGCACTTGATATAGGCGTCGATAGATTCGCAGGAACGCCGCATCCTGGTCCGACGGTTTCTTGTAGGTGGTCAGAAAGCGGTCGATGCTTGCCCGAAGCATCGAGGCGTCGCGGCGGACAAACCAGAACTCTTCGCCCGGATCGCTGATCGGCACCTGTTTATCGAATCGTAACTTGGGCAGGATCTTGCCCCAGCGCTCGGCTATCGGTTGCTCGACGATCGTCAGGTGAAAGATCCCGCCCTGGACCATCTCCAGCACATCCTCGACGGCAAGACTGGGATCGACCCACTCGACTTTCACCGGAGCCAGTTTGTGCAGCGCCAGCTTTGAATTGATCTGACTGACCGCATCCCCCGCCGCACTGCCCGTGGGCAATGCCAGGGTTTTCCCGGACAGCTGTTCGACCCGGGTGTAGCGGCGCTCACCCTTGATTCCTACCAGTACCAACGGGATGTTGCTGGCAATCGGTTCGCTGCTGCTGACAGCATGGCCCGGTTGCAAATCGAGCAGTTCTCCCGGCGCGACCAGATCCCCTTCCCCACGCTGCAACGCGCCAAGCAGTTGATCCTTGGATTTGGGGATGATCTTGAGAGTGATTTCCTGACCGTCACGGGCGTGACCGTTGAGGTATTGCTCGAACGCACGCAAGCGGTGATATTCGACGCCGATGGCTTGTCCCTGGACTTCGCCGGAGCTGTTGCGGCTCTGGTTGACCAGCACGCGTAATACCCGGCTGCTGCGGATCTCTGCCAGGTCGCGAACCTTGGTCGCCGGCACGGCTTGCAACGGCCCAGCCAAGCGTGCAACCGCCGGCAACGGCAGCAGCAACGAACAGCACAGCAGCAGCAAAATCGAGGGACGTGTCATCCACTCTCCGGAAAGAATACTGGGCCGATCCCAAGAAATTTCTTGAAACCGAACGACAGAAACAGAGCGCTTTGAGCGCTGGCAAAGCACGAAAGACTGGCACAGTGATGGCACTCTGGCCATCACGACCTACCTCGCGGCATCAACAGACAGCTTTAACTCGTTGTAGTTCTTGGCTTTTCTTATAAATCTACAGCTCTGATATGCTTTCCGGCCTTTGGTCCGAGGTAGCACCATGCAACTCATCGATATCGGCGTCAACCTGACCAACCCCAGTTTCGACGACAAACACCAGGCTGTACTCGAGCGCGCGTATGCCGCCGGGGTCTGCCAATTGGTACTGACCGGCACCAGTGTCGAGGGCAGTGAACAGGCGCTGGAGCTGTGCCGGCAACTGGACGAAAGCGCGCAACGGCTGTTTGCCACCGCGGGTATTCACCCTCATTCGGCCAGTGACTGGAACGCTGATAGCGCCCAACGTTTGCGCAGTTTGCTCAAGGAAACCAACATGGTCGCCGTGGGTGAATGCGGGCTGGATTTCAATCGTGATTTCTCGCCGCGCCCCCAGCAGGAAAAGGTCCTCGAAGAACACCTGGCGATGGCGGTCGATCTGCAATTGCCGGTGTTCCTCCATGAGCGCGATGCCAGTCAGCGGTTGCTGGAAATCCTGCGTGATTACCGTGATCAGTTGCCAGCGGCGGTGGTGCATTGCTTCACCGGCGAAAAGAAGGCGCTGTTCAGTTACCTGGATCTGGATTTGCACATCGGCATCACTGGCTGGATTTGTGACGAGCGCCGCGGCACGCACCTGCATCCACTGGTGAAAGAGATCAAGCGCGGACGCCTGATGCTCGAGAGCGATGCGCCGTATCTGCTGCCGCGCAGCTTGCGGCCCAAACCAAAGAACGGTCGCAATGAACCAGCGTATCTGACCGAGGTGCTGCGCGAGGTGGCGTTGCATCGTGGGGAAACGGAGGAAGACCTGGCCGCCCACACGACTGCCTGCGCACGGGCGTTCTACGGCTTGCCTACGATCCCTCAATAACCCTGAATCCTCCCTGCGGGAGCTGTTGCCCATTGACCTGCATCAACATCTGAATCCCTGCATAGCGGCACAATGCTGGCACCTTGCCAATGCTGTTTCCGCTATCAGAGAAAACCTCCATGGGTGCCTGGCTTAGCAATATCTCGCTGAAATATAAATTCTGGGCGGTCAATGCGGTCGCCTTCTTCACCACCCTCTTGCTGGTGCTGTACGCCGTACAGCTCGAACAACAGGCTCGCAGCCATGCCGCTCAAGCGTCGGCCCAGGCTCAGGCACGCTTGCTTAATGCCTGGCCTGCGGGGCAACCGCTGCCCAAGGCCGAGCATCTGCTGACCTTCAGCCGCAACCAAGCGCCGTTGCTGAACGGGCAACCGCTGCTGGAGCTGGCCGATGCCAATGGCTGGGTCGAGATCAATTCAATGCCGCTGTTTGGTGACAACCCGTTGAGCGGTGCCGAGGTATTTACCCGCAACGATGGCCAGCACGTCGCGGTGATCGCCTATGGCCCGAGCCTGAGCCAGGTCTTTGCCGAGCGCTTCTCCAACTACGCGGCAGCGGTGTTCATCCTGATGCTGGCAATGCTTGGCGCCTCGCAGCTGTTGATCCGCTTCCTGCTCAGCCAACTCAATACCTTGAAAGACGTCATGCTCCATGTCGAGCAAACCGGCGATCTGTCGGCGCGGGTGCCGCTGGCGTGCAAGGATGAAGTCGGGCAGATGGCCAACGCGTTCAACGCGATGCAGGCCGGTTACCAGCGCGTGGTCAACACCGTCGCCAGCACCGCCCGGCAACTGGATGTCGGTGCCGCACGACTGGCGTCGAGCATGAACGAGGTGCGCCACGGCATGCTTGGCCAGCAAAGCGAAACCGATCAGGCCGCCACGGCGATCAACGAAATGACCGCCACCGTCTACCACATCGCCCAGCACGCCGGCGCCACCCGCGACCTCTCGCAGAGCGCTGACACCTTGGCCGGCAGCGGCCAGGAAGTGGTCATTCGGGTGCAGAAATCGATTGCCGGGCTGTCCAGCGGGGTGCAGCAGACCGCCGAGATGATCCAGCGCCTCGCCGAGGACAGTCAGAAAATCAACGGCGTGGTCAGCGTGATTCACAGCATTGCCGAGCAGACCAATCTGCTCGCGCTCAACGCCGCGATTGAAGCCGCCCGGGCCGGTGAAATGGGCCGAGGCTTTGCCGTTGTCGCCGATGAAGTGCGCAACCTGGCCAAGCGTGTGCAGACGTCCACCGATGAGATCACGTTGATGGTTGCCGCATTACAAGCCGGGACGCGGGATGCGGTGGACTTCATGCAGGAAAGCTCGTTCAAGGCTGACGATTGCGTACAGCAGGCTCAGGAAGCCGGCGTTGCGTTGGGGCAAATCACCAGCGCGGTGGCGCAGATGCGCGAAAGCAATACGCAGATTGCCGTGGCGGCCGAGCAGCAAAGTCAGGTCGCAGAAGAGATGAATCGGGCGGTGGTGAGTATTCGCGATGTGACCGAAAACACGGTGCAGCAAACCGTGGACTCGGCGACCACCAGCAATGAGTTGGCGGCGTTGGCGGGAGAATTGAGCAAGGCCATCGGGCAACTCAAGCTGTAAGGGCCTCTTCGCGGGCAAGCCCGCTCCCACAGGATTAGCGCTATTTGGAGATTCGCGCATTACCTGTGGGAGCGGGCTTGCCCGCGATGGCGTCAGTTCAGTCACCTTCAATCTCGACCATGCCCACTATCACACCGATAGCCAACCTCGATTCGCCCCGCGCCACCGCCCCGCCTATTCTTAAATCATGTGTTCAACATGGATCGAGGATCAGCATCATGGGCAAACGTCACCCCAACCTTCCCGCCTGGCAATGGCGCGCGTACCCGGGCAATCACCAGCACCCGACCAACCTGGTCCTGCACCTGATTGCCGTGCCGCTGTTCATCGTGGCCTTTCTGCTGATTGTTTCCGGAGTGTTCAGTCTGAGCTTCGTCAACATCGCCATTGGCGTGATCGGCTTGCTCGCAGCACTGGGTTTACAACGTCACGGCCATAGCCTGGAGGCGCAAGCCTCCGAGCCGTTCAGT
This genomic window contains:
- a CDS encoding MltF family protein, translating into MTRPSILLLLCCSLLLPLPAVARLAGPLQAVPATKVRDLAEIRSSRVLRVLVNQSRNSSGEVQGQAIGVEYHRLRAFEQYLNGHARDGQEITLKIIPKSKDQLLGALQRGEGDLVAPGELLDLQPGHAVSSSEPIASNIPLVLVGIKGERRYTRVEQLSGKTLALPTGSAAGDAVSQINSKLALHKLAPVKVEWVDPSLAVEDVLEMVQGGIFHLTIVEQPIAERWGKILPKLRFDKQVPISDPGEEFWFVRRDASMLRASIDRFLTTYKKPSDQDAAFLRIYRRLYQVHYPLAKADRQRLEKLRPVLQKHADAQGMDWLNLAALAFKESALQPGNRGGGGPTGLMQITPTAAQRVGVNNVQDLDANVQAGAKYLAMIRRKFFASPKLNERERMAFVLAAYNIGPERVQGMRAEARRRGLNPNQWFFQVERIAMEQVGMGPVSYVNSVNKYYLAFDRERESLEPQGQKLALRK
- a CDS encoding ABC transporter ATP-binding protein, producing the protein MGASILTAKNLSKVVPSAEGELTILHELSLELNKGDSLAIVGASGSGKSTLLGLLAGLDLPSSGEVTLAGQGLSTLDEDQRARIRAEHVGFVFQSFQLLDSLNALENVMLPLELDGRKDARERATELLQRVGLGQRLTHSPRQLSGGEQQRVAIARAFAAEPDVLFADEPTGNLDSHTGERISDLLFELNQERGTTLVLVTHDERLAHRCRRLIRLEAGLLVAPLEP
- the greB gene encoding transcription elongation factor GreB, producing the protein MSRYRPPRTAGTALITPEGEARMRAEFHELWHIRRPQVTQSVSEAAAQGDRSENAEYTYGKKMLREIDSRVRFLTKRLEALKVVSEKPSDPNKVYFGAWVTIEDEDRKESRYRIVGPDELDLKLGLISIDSPLARALIGKALDAEVRVQTPTGEQCVYIVAIEYL
- a CDS encoding methyl-accepting chemotaxis protein; amino-acid sequence: MGAWLSNISLKYKFWAVNAVAFFTTLLLVLYAVQLEQQARSHAAQASAQAQARLLNAWPAGQPLPKAEHLLTFSRNQAPLLNGQPLLELADANGWVEINSMPLFGDNPLSGAEVFTRNDGQHVAVIAYGPSLSQVFAERFSNYAAAVFILMLAMLGASQLLIRFLLSQLNTLKDVMLHVEQTGDLSARVPLACKDEVGQMANAFNAMQAGYQRVVNTVASTARQLDVGAARLASSMNEVRHGMLGQQSETDQAATAINEMTATVYHIAQHAGATRDLSQSADTLAGSGQEVVIRVQKSIAGLSSGVQQTAEMIQRLAEDSQKINGVVSVIHSIAEQTNLLALNAAIEAARAGEMGRGFAVVADEVRNLAKRVQTSTDEITLMVAALQAGTRDAVDFMQESSFKADDCVQQAQEAGVALGQITSAVAQMRESNTQIAVAAEQQSQVAEEMNRAVVSIRDVTENTVQQTVDSATTSNELAALAGELSKAIGQLKL
- the oprI gene encoding outer membrane lipoprotei OprI, translating into MNNVLKFSALALAAVLATGCSSVSKETEARLTATEDAAARSQARADEAYRKADEALAAAQKAQQTADEANERALRMLDKASRK
- a CDS encoding L,D-transpeptidase family protein — translated: MLPRFPAVTRCLSLAALCVAGPVAALELPLPPPGEDIIGQVQVIKAKYEDTFADLGTTYDLGYLEMVAANPGVDPWLPGAGTEVILPTRFILPPGPREGIVINLAEYRLYYYPKGRNVVYTFPLGIGREGWGSPIAHTTITAKTPNPTWTPPASIKAEHAADGDPLPNVVPAGPDNPLGPFKFSLGTPGYLIHGSNKKFGIGMRTSHGCFRMFNNNVLEMASMVPVGTSVRIINDPYKFGVSGGKVYLEAHTPLDDSGNPSVVDKHTAVINAMLKREDITNNLRMNWDVVRDVVAAEDGLPVEIAVPNTSAPLVTSAPLDPLQ
- a CDS encoding DoxX family protein, translating into MSSLINKVMFTRASYGLTVLRIFVGIIFAAHGSQKLFGMFGGYGIAGTAQYMESLGLAPGHLMAILSGGTEFFGGLALIIGLLVRPAALGLTFLSLVAIFTVHISHGLFMANNGYEFALALLGGSIAVLIEGAGKLSVDRAIAG
- a CDS encoding TatD family hydrolase, coding for MQLIDIGVNLTNPSFDDKHQAVLERAYAAGVCQLVLTGTSVEGSEQALELCRQLDESAQRLFATAGIHPHSASDWNADSAQRLRSLLKETNMVAVGECGLDFNRDFSPRPQQEKVLEEHLAMAVDLQLPVFLHERDASQRLLEILRDYRDQLPAAVVHCFTGEKKALFSYLDLDLHIGITGWICDERRGTHLHPLVKEIKRGRLMLESDAPYLLPRSLRPKPKNGRNEPAYLTEVLREVALHRGETEEDLAAHTTACARAFYGLPTIPQ
- a CDS encoding arylesterase — its product is MRVWFLSAGLALMCMAQNAAAGTVLIVGDSISAGFGLDTRLGWVSLLEQRLKREGFDDKVVNASISGDTSAGGQARLPALLAEHKPALVILELGGNDGLRGMPPANLQQNLASMIDSSRASGAKVLLLGMQLPPNYGKRYTDAFAEVYGKLAEEKKIPLVPFFLDGVGGHPDLMQADGLHPAAGAQDKLLENVWPTLKPLL
- a CDS encoding terminase gives rise to the protein MGKRHPNLPAWQWRAYPGNHQHPTNLVLHLIAVPLFIVAFLLIVSGVFSLSFVNIAIGVIGLLAALGLQRHGHSLEAQASEPFSDRKDAVSRLLVEQFLTFPRFFLSGGWWRAWRERHRRH
- a CDS encoding ABC transporter permease — encoded protein: MARLPLLRLFSLAIRQLLRDTRAGELRVLFFALVVAVAASTAIGYFGARLNGAMMLRATEFLGADLLLEGSSPARPEQIKSGTELGLEHAQVVEFSSVIATDNGIQLSSIKAADDVYPLRGELKSAPAPFAPEQPGGGPKPGEAWVEGRLLTALNLKIGDSIDVGMRTLKLTRVLTYEPDRAGNFYSLTPRVLINLSDLAATGVVQPGSRVSYRELWRGTPEALETYRQLIKPGLAANQRIQDARDGNRQIGGALGKAERYLNMASLVAVLLSGVAVALSATRFATRRFDASALLRCLGLSRRDTMVLFSLQLTVLGLLASASGALLGWLAQLGLFALLHDLLPTDVPPGGLFPAIAGIGTGLVALAGFALPPLAALGRVPPLRVLRRDMLPIPSSTWMVYGAALGALGLIMWRLSLDLLLTFALLGGGVIAALLLGGLLLLVLESLRRMLARASLPWRLGLGQLLRHPLAAAGQALAFGLILLSMTLIALLRGELLDTWQNQLPKNAPNYFALNILPADKQAFTDRLIELSAQSAPMYPVVPGRLISINGEPVQQIVSKDSAGDRAIQRDLSLTWAADLPAGNKLTAGNWWSEQPADEIPGVSVEGKVAESLKLKLGDHLVFSVGGVNREAKVTSLRDINWDNFQPNFFMIFQPGTLKDLPATYLTSFYLAADHDQQIVDLSRSFPAVTILQVEALLEQLRSILAQVTLAVEYVLLFVLAAGMAVLFSGLQATLDERIRQGALLRALGAERQLLVKARRIEFGLLGAVSGLLAALGSELVSLVLYRYAFDLPWHPHPWLLVLPLIGALLIGGAGVFGTRRALNASPLTVLREG